ACCACGTAACTACGGCGAGCCGTAACAAAAAAGACCCCTCGCGCCGTTCCGGCGCTCGCCGTCGTCGGGCTAGGCGTCGAGTTCCCGGGCCACCGCTTTGACCACCTCGGAGACCCGGCGAGCGGTCTTGCGGTCCGGGTAGCGACCTTTGCGCAACTCGGGCTGCACGGTGCTCTCCAGCAGCGTGATCATGTCCTCGACCATGCCGTGCAGCTCATCCGGGCTGTGCTTGTGCTCGACGGACGGCTCGCGGCGTACCTTGGCAAGGCTGGGCGGCGGATCGATCAGCTTGAGACTCAACGCCTGCGGGCCCCGTCGGCCGGAAGCCACACCGAATTCCACCCGCTGTCCCGCTTTGAGCCCCTCGACCCCGGCGGGCAACGCCGACGAGCGGACGTAGACGTCTTCGCCGTCCTCCTGCGACAGGAAGCCAAACCCCTTCTCGGCGTCGTACCACTTAACCTTGCCGGTCGGCACTGGTCTCACCTGCTTGTCTGACGGAATGAGCGACATAAGAAGCGCCCCGCCTGCGCAGGACGCGATGTGAATTGTGATCCTACTCGGATGCTTGCCTGACGAGCACCCCCCGTTGCGCCTCACTCGGTAGGCTGGCATTACCCGCTGGAGGAGAAATGCGCCTGGTCCTGAACGTCATCTGGCTCGTATTCGGCGGCCTGTGGATGGCCGTCGGATACCTGCTCGCGGCGCTCATCAGCTTCGTGCTCATCATCACCATCCCGTCCGGCTTCGCGTCGCTGCGCATCGCCTCGTACGCGTTATGGCCGTTCGGCCGGACGATCGTCGACAAGCCGACCGCGGGGACCGGCGCCCTGATCGGAAATGTCATCTGGGTGCTGCTGTTTGGGTTGTGGCTGGCGATCGGCCACTTGGTGAGCGCGGTGGCGATGGCGATCACGATCGTCGGCATTCCGCTGGCGCTGGCCAATCTCAAACTGATCCCGGTGTCCTTGATGCCGCTGGGCAAAGACATCGTTCCCGTCGGCTCGCCGACCCGATTCGCGCGGGTGCCCGCATGACGCTGACCGCATTGGGTCTACCCACGGTGCCTAGCCTCAACGGGCACCGTGCCGTCGCGGCCGGGGCACCGACCGCCGGCCCGCTGTTGGACACATACGGGCGGGTCGCCACCGATCTGCGGGTGTCACTGACCGATCGCTGCAACCTGCGGTGCAGTTATTGCATGCCGGCCGACGGTTTGGACTGGCTACCCGGAGAACAACTGCTGCGGCCCAACGAGCTGGCCAGGCTGATGCGTATCGCCGTCACCCGGCTGGGCATCACCGGCATCAGGTTCACCGGTGGCGAGCCCTTGTTGTCTCGGCACCTCGAAGAGGTGATCGCGGCGGCGGCCGGCCTGCGGCCCCGTCCCGAGATCTCGCTGACCACCAACGGTGTCGGATTGGCCCG
The nucleotide sequence above comes from Mycobacterium malmoense. Encoded proteins:
- a CDS encoding cold-shock protein, which translates into the protein MPTGKVKWYDAEKGFGFLSQEDGEDVYVRSSALPAGVEGLKAGQRVEFGVASGRRGPQALSLKLIDPPPSLAKVRREPSVEHKHSPDELHGMVEDMITLLESTVQPELRKGRYPDRKTARRVSEVVKAVARELDA
- a CDS encoding YccF domain-containing protein, with amino-acid sequence MRLVLNVIWLVFGGLWMAVGYLLAALISFVLIITIPSGFASLRIASYALWPFGRTIVDKPTAGTGALIGNVIWVLLFGLWLAIGHLVSAVAMAITIVGIPLALANLKLIPVSLMPLGKDIVPVGSPTRFARVPA